CAGCTGGATGATCCACTGACTGCCTTCCCAGCTTTCAAGAAATACGACAGAAATGGGTATGCATTGCTTTGTTAGCGTACAAAGGACTTATTCAGTATTTCATGAAATGCATAATTGTTAGATCTGCCACATGGGGGCAGTTAATCTGCTGGTGggatttctctctgtctttctcccacttggaacacattttttcacacatttgtggCGTTACTGACCCTGTAGTCTTCTCTTTCAGGCTGAACCTACAGATAGAGTGTAAAAGAGTGACCACCCTCAACCCACTGTCTGTGGAATGGGCCTTTGAACTCACCAGAGCCAACATGCAGACACTGTAAGAAACCTGTCCTGTCCCCTTGTCTCATTTAGAGGTGTAGTTCAGGAACAAAAAGACACACTCGCAGAGATTTGCACGGTAGATTAGAGCTGGGCAGAAATGCAGACGAGCCAGAAAATCTTGGTTCTCAGCAGAATTATGGAGTGACATCAGACAAGAACAGGAGCAGGGTAAGATGTAGATGAGTGATTTTCAATGAGTGTGAATGAGCTCAAACTGGAGTTGGACGAAAGAGAGCAGAAGCAATCCAGACATATTTGAAATGGGACAGAGAGATGACTACAgctcatcatcattttcagtttaGCAAAAGGCACATGGCCATTTGAAACTTCAGTGTGTTCCATTCAGAATAGTATAGAACTTTATTGCCCAGCTGGAGcaggacatttttctttgtttgttgttatatatatatatatatacactgatgTTTAAATTAACTAtgtgatttattacattttgtttgatGGATAAACATGTCGATGTTGCATTTGTGtcaaccttttctttttgtgctgtAGGTATGAGCAGAGCGAGTGGGGGTGGAAGGAGagggaaaagagggaggagatgaaCGACGAGAGGGCATGGTACCTGCTTGCCCGTGATGGTGACTCCGCTCCAGTGGCCTTCTCTCACTTCCGTTTTGACGTGGAGTGCGGGGAGGAGGTTTTATATTGGTAAGGTGCCAATCAGAGAGTCAGGGCACAGCCATTTTAAGTTTCACCTCTTGTTTTAAACCATCGTCTTGCTTGTCAGCTATGAGGTGCAGTTGGAGAGCAGAGTGCGGAGGAAAGGACTCGGCAAGTTCCTCATCCAGATACTACAGCTTATTGCCAACAGGTAAAAACTGCAGCTATTATTAAATCAGTCTGGGCCTGTGGGAAATTAAGCTgacatttgtatatattttaagcatttttttgtctttgacctCGGAAGCTCATGTCAGAATGGAAAATTTAgcgtgtttgtttacattttggatTAGTGGGATGTAGGCAATATAGGATTGAAAATATGTACTAAAGAAAAAGGAGGATATTCACACACCACATCTAATGAAACTGTTTGTAAAGAAGCAATGTATATAATAATTGTGACATGAAAAGCCCACAGGACACACAAGGAAAATACTTGGGTCATGTGAAAATGAAGGTaaatggtgtttgtttttctgctcttcCTGTTCAGTACACAGATGAAGAAAGTGATGCTGACAGTTTTTAAACACAACCATGGGGCTTATCAGTTCTTCAGAGATGCTTTACAGTGAGTATACAGACTCTACAAGACTggtttaatgttaaaaaaatgcttATCTTTTATATCACTTTATTAATCACTGAACAGTGTGAGACAAGACAGGACAAATATCTACTAGGAGTCTTATTAGCGGCCTGTAAATAAGTCATCACGGGGAGACAGAGTGTGACGGAGCCACCAACACAAGAGTGTTGAAAATTGTGAATGAAATATGTGATACGGAGCAGTTGactcataaaataataacttgATAAGATCATTGTTGAGAGAAATGTACTTTGTTTGCATGTCAATGACTGGAAAAACTGAACTCAGAGACAAATGTTGGCAGTATGGTTGTGTTGTTAATGTAATCAGAATAGATACAAGTAGAAtagatattttaatattttattgggattcactcctgggtcaaatgactctgcggTGACAAAACGGGTGAGACTGGGTGGGAGTCAAACACAGGACAGAACAACCACCTGCAATGGCTATGGTGTTAATAATGACCCCTTTTAGCTGGTTAATTGGAGTTGTAAGAGGTTTAAGAGTCAGAAAGTAGCTGTGAGTACGTACATGATCTTCATATCCTTCTCATCACACTTTTTTAGGTTTGAGATTGATGAAACCTCACCGAGCATGTCCGGCTGTTGCGGCGACGACTGCTCTTATGAGATCCTGAGCCGGCGGACCAAACACGGCGAGGCGTCGGCGGGCCACACCCACGGGGGCGGGCACTGCGGGGGCTGCTGCCACTGAATCGACTTCAGTTACACCTTTAAGATTGGTTAAAAAGCAAGCAACTTTCGTGGCTGTGTGTGAAAGCTTGAGCTGCCTGCTGATTCTACAAACAGTAACGAGTTTAACCGACGGTCTCTGTGGCTGTTAATGGAGTATGAATGAATGGAGCATGGAATACCTGGCTACAGCTGTTTAACATAGGGTTTGAGATTTGTGCGTCTTTATTGTATTCCTGCCACAAAAGCAGTATGCAGTGTGAGCTTTCACACATGGCTCCTGTTTGTTGTTTCCTACGTCTTGGTTCCATGTACAAACTATCTTTTTCTCATTCTTAATGATTATTAGTAGTTTCCAGTCAAGAAAAAGCCTTTTACTGATTTCATTTACCACCACAGTCGACCTCATTCCACCTCACTCTCATCTCCTAATGTGCTTTACTGTATCAAATCATTCTGCACTGCTGCTTGGTCGAAAGTAGTAAATGAAGTTGATAAGTGATGCTCAATCCACGATATTGTCACTGAGGGAAAATCGGACTTTGTAAAGTTTCCCTGGGATCTCGCACTGAGACTGTTTGCTTGTTTCACTGAATCAGGAATCCCGGGATTAGATCAAGTTCATTTCCCCTAAACGGCGTCAGAAGCCCTGCAATATTTTTAACACAGGTTAATATGCACACATGGCTtgttacttatttttttaaaacaaaagcactgcCGCAGCTGCACTGTTTTTGAACCATGTTTGTCAGTGAAACTACTGTTACATGATTACAGTACATTATTAGCAGTCGCCCACTTCTCTGTTCAGGTGATAACTATATTAGTGTCTCCCCtgcttttattcttttgtaACTTatgaaacaagacattcaaggtTTTCATCATGAGGACTTTTTCTTCCAGTGACTTGAGTTTAAAAAATACCTTATTTCTCATTGTCTGTTGCTGTAAATCTGCGTCCAACACAGAAAGTAAACTTTGCTTTAACCCACTCTCATATTTCCTAATTGGAGGTACATGACATGAAacccttttctgtttttctactgtattttcacactttcacaccttCACACCCTTTTTCAATCAGACAAAAGCCTTTTTCAACCGGAGAACGTGAAGCCACTTTTCCACACGCTTCATCGTGCCACTGCGTTCTCCCTTCATCTTATAAAAG
The nucleotide sequence above comes from Solea senegalensis isolate Sse05_10M linkage group LG3, IFAPA_SoseM_1, whole genome shotgun sequence. Encoded proteins:
- the naa40 gene encoding N-alpha-acetyltransferase 40; the encoded protein is MGRKSNRAKEKKARRQEERAAMDAVCAKVDAANKLDDPLTAFPAFKKYDRNGLNLQIECKRVTTLNPLSVEWAFELTRANMQTLYEQSEWGWKEREKREEMNDERAWYLLARDGDSAPVAFSHFRFDVECGEEVLYCYEVQLESRVRRKGLGKFLIQILQLIANSTQMKKVMLTVFKHNHGAYQFFRDALQFEIDETSPSMSGCCGDDCSYEILSRRTKHGEASAGHTHGGGHCGGCCH